In Oceanotoga teriensis, the DNA window AATTTAGAAACTATTTCATGTGACTGTCTAAAACTAATTTCATACTTCCTAACAAAAAAATCTGCAAGTTCAGTAGTTGTCGTTCCAGTACTTATAGCAATATCTTCACATCTATTATCAACTACATCAACTTTTTCAAAAACTTCTTTTAAAAGTTCAAGTGTAGAAATCAAATAATCATAACCATCTGAAAAATACTTTACAGGAGCATCCGCAAGTTCATTAATATCCTGATAAGGAGCATTCCTAAAAATATCTTCAACACCTTTAAACATACCAATTGCAAGACCTGCTTGAATTCTTATATGCTCAAGAATAACAGGATTCCTTTTTTGTGGCATTATAGAACTGATCTGAACTAATTCATCAGGAAAATATAACATTCCAACTTCTGTTGAAGCTTTATGAAGCATATCAGCCATCAATCTTGTTATATCAATTAAAAGATTATTAATTCCAAAAACTAAATAAGTCATCCAATGAGATGAAACAATTGCATTATAAGAATTATAAACAGGCTTATAAAAGCCCAAATAATCTGAAATACTTTCTCTATTAATATTAAAACCAGTTGTAGTTATAGCACAAGCACCCATAGGAGATTTATTCAAACATTTAAAAGATTCAAAAATAATATTAGAATTTTCAAGAATATCATATGCAAATGCCATTAAATAATGAGAAAAAGTTGAGATATTAGCAGGTTGACCATGTGTAAAAAGAACAATCTTTTTATCTTTAAGTTCTTTAGATCTCTTAAGAATACAAGACATAATATCATTCAAAAAATATAACAAATTTAAAAGTTTGTCTCTCAAAAACATCTTAAAAAATGTCATATCCATATCATTCCTTGATCTTGCAGTATGAAGTGCACCAGCGTATTTATCACCAATTAAACCTTTTAAGACATTTTCAATATAAAGATAAAAATCTTCCGTATTATCTGTAATTTCAGCTGGAAAATCATCTTCATCAATTATTATATTCAATCCATTTTTAATTGCTTTGGCACATTTCAAATCTATAATATTTTCCTCATTCAACATAACAAGATGAGCTTTTTGAACCAAAAACAAATATTCTTTAAAAAGATCAACACCATTGATATAAGTCTTATTAAGAACATTCTTTTTATAAACCTCTGAAAACATAATTCTCAGCTCCTAACTTATAAGATTAAAAATATTTTTATAAAGAACTGAAT includes these proteins:
- a CDS encoding lyase family protein produces the protein MFSEVYKKNVLNKTYINGVDLFKEYLFLVQKAHLVMLNEENIIDLKCAKAIKNGLNIIIDEDDFPAEITDNTEDFYLYIENVLKGLIGDKYAGALHTARSRNDMDMTFFKMFLRDKLLNLLYFLNDIMSCILKRSKELKDKKIVLFTHGQPANISTFSHYLMAFAYDILENSNIIFESFKCLNKSPMGACAITTTGFNINRESISDYLGFYKPVYNSYNAIVSSHWMTYLVFGINNLLIDITRLMADMLHKASTEVGMLYFPDELVQISSIMPQKRNPVILEHIRIQAGLAIGMFKGVEDIFRNAPYQDINELADAPVKYFSDGYDYLISTLELLKEVFEKVDVVDNRCEDIAISTGTTTTELADFFVRKYEISFRQSHEIVSKFVKSNYDNSILRKEFNIIAGFDLKESDEDISNILSTDNFINVRDVLGGPSPYSMNNMFKDFENELKNNFNFIDEIDNKIKDGIDFLNMKYSNI